The Neodiprion pinetum isolate iyNeoPine1 chromosome 5, iyNeoPine1.2, whole genome shotgun sequence genome segment TGCGGAGTATATGAGGGTCAGAAATATTGcaatgatattattttttatttatagcCAAATTCCGATACATTCAGAACGATGGACCTGACATCGTTGCAACTTGTGTCACTGATGAAGAATTCCTTAAGATTCCGACGTCACTTCTGATACACATTCCTCTGCTGTTTCGTACGCCGCCTTCATATCAGTCGCGTAGGTTGCGACTCCGGCCGTTTCGCTGCACACTGAGAATTCATCCGCAAAGTCGGTTATTTCCGTCATGAAAGTAGCCACGTCAGAAAGGATGGTTGACCAATTGCTCATGTCAGAGACCATCTCCGTGTCGATCTAAAAAGcacgatgaaaatattatttcgaaTTGATATGTTTCACGTATTTTGTAGGTTTTGATGAGAGTATATTGGATATCTTGGATGGAGATTGTCGGAGACTTGCTACTATTACAGACTAGCAAAATAATTGCGGTAACCTGGCTTTGCAAGGTTCGAAACGCCGCGTACACATTGCAAAATGCTTCAGACTTCTACAATTCAACGTCATCTTTTCTACGTATGCTTGCAATATCGCTTCAACGATGAATCGATGCGTACATCCGTGTAGTGAATAGACTTTCATCCGTTTCGTTCATCCATTGCTTTAGGAGTCATTATTCTCTGAGGCTTGAATGCAACTACGATCGATTGAAAGATATGCCGAATGATTGAACCGTTACAAATCGCCAATCATATACGTGAGCACAAGATTATATCGATAACAGCACACCATCGACCTAGTATTCGGTACACAAGGATCCCGGGAAATGTATTACCGATCGAAATAGTTCGACAGAAAGTAGTACGAAACACGTTTCAGAAATATAATCGATATTTGATTGGCAGAAATTGCGATGGCAAAGAAAGCTCGACAATGAAACGAAATCAATCGGGATCGCGTAGAATTTTCTCTGATATACTTGCGGAGGATTGGGGTAAAAATACGTATGAATTTTACGGAAAAACTACAAGAGTTTACTAACCGTTGCGACACAAGACCAGAACGTAAAGATACTGTCAGCGTCGCAGTCAGAAACTTCGTCCAAGAGGTTCTTGACACTGGACGTCACATTGTTGAGCTTGGCCTTGAAGGTGTTCGCATCAGTTTGAGCCAGAGCCTCCACGTTGTTGATGCATGTGGTTGCATTGGCCAAAATTGATTTACCTTTGCTCGACGCACTCGAAAACGCCGTTTCGCACGAGCTTACATCTCCAGATACATTCTCAACCAAGGAATCGTAAGCCGCTTGATACTGTTTCGTGTGCGAAGTGTTGTGCATGTAAcagaagtaatttttttttttacaattgagaagaaaaattaatcggCACATCTTAACGCAAATAACGTGAatatgcatgtacgtatacTGTATACGGCTTAACGCTTGATAAAACCCTGAAAATTGATCTTAActctggaaaatttttttttgtgcaaaGCGATGACTTTGGACGCGTCGCGTCTTCGGGTCTTTTCGGATTTTTGAGtttgtttgaaattgttaGGTAATTGTTTTCCAGCTTACCTCTGCAGCCACCGCATATATTGTGCTGTTTGCTGAGCTGATTGCTGATTTGCTACTTTCCTCTATATTTGTTATTATGGTTTCCAGCTTAGTCTGATACTCCTCAATTTGGGTCACTACCTCATTCAACTCCTCCTTCATTACCGTAGATAGACTCGACCCGTGGATACCCTGAAAATCATGTCCGTCAAGAAcacgtgaaatttttgtgaagTTGAAATAAGCTGAGTAAAGACTAACTGTAAACCCTCGGATTTACGCGAGTTATGCTGGAAAtctaagatatttttttctgcttgGATTTACGCGCTGGATCggtaatttattattgttagcgTAAAATATCACTGGCATCAATATTAAAACGAAACAATAAACCACACCGAGCTCGCTGAACGGATTTGCTAATATTCGTTACACTGTCGGTGTATAATAATCGCAGAGAACTTTATTGCTTACAAAAAATAACCAATCCGtacgaaacaaatttttcaacaatattttcacattacGTATTGTGTCTAGATATTGAAGCGATTAGAAACGAATTTTTAGCATTTTTCACAGAAAATCGAACACCTGAACAGCAGATGAATTTTCAAGCGAGTTGTTATTATTGTGTGATAATTTTGCAAAGCTTCGCAACTTTTTCTTAAAAAACTTGAGATGTTATTCATTAGAATTTATTCTACTTACGGTAACGGTGACCAGAAGGCACAACGCAGTTgcgaatttcatcattttgagAGAGTTTAGTTGTGCAGAACAGACGTCAGCTGaactcgaaaaaaatttgatgccAAGTGTCGGAAATCGGGACTTTATATACGCGACGGAACCAACGTAAGGCGCAAATTCAACACCTGCTCAAACTTTGAATTCGGCAAATGAAGTGTAAATAAACGTTAATCACCTTCTCGGATATTACGGCGTGATTATCACATGATCGAACAATTTGTAAATTGTGAAATACAGATGGTTGAAAACGCGGAAAGAAATTCTCGAAACTTTATTATactcgtgaaaaatttattaccatttctttgataataatttttacacccGGTTTGCTAACTATTCGATCCAAGAAACGACGCGATTCTACAcaatcgatttgaaaaacaGCTCCGTAACaaattctatgaaatttttgaaatgatatcaaaaaataaatcgctCTCAACGCatattatagatatattattattgaatagattatttttccaaatttattGCGCATCTCTCTCAAGTCAATTTATCTCaatttcccataagaaaaaagttaggggtacgaatttacacccaatttggtttttttccGCGAGGGTCATCGTTTGCGcgtcaatttcattttatctttCAAGAAACTCGATCTTATAGCTTTACGTTCGGCGTTCATTTTCTTCTATACTCACTCTAGGTCTTTAACAACACGgtaattatattgaatttcTGCTTAAATTGCTATCAATGAGGTTCAAGTTCCTTTCTTCAAATAAAAAGCAAACATCGCTCACACAAAGATAATTTATTTGCATAattttagaaacaaaaaactttttactATTTGAATGACTTTGGATCTGGTGAATAGAATTAgtcacactgagaaaaatttcatttatcatagtaactagaaaaattcggtaaaacaggtatcgttaataaaaactgtttgaatattgttggaattaggaaaaacgaggtacgcgtaaccattttgcgctattgtcgatccttttttggttattgcaacgcaaaatcagtttctgaggtttactctacttttttagttaaacaaggctttaacgtcaatttattcttgcacgagaataaaattttcgcaacggttgcaagaaaatatagcaacagtgatcgtaatgagaaagaatagtaacggatactagactttccggtaacaactagaaaactaattttcattttgcacctagaagtatatttttcggttgtgctaaaaaatgaaaatagttaaggattgagcggtaaccgaaactaaaaatttctctcacaatcagtgtcCGCTGCTCACCCGGAAGCGAATCTTCGCAGGTTGCGATCGGCACGAATAGTTCTGCATTAGGGCCGTATAAGTGAGATTTATTcttgatcgaaaaaaaaactgggaGTAATTGATGATTGACAATTTTGTGAACGAAAAATGCAACTTTTTTGAGTTTTTCTAGAATATCCTGAAAACTAGCAGCGTTCTGCTTTTCTGTTGCCGAAATAGGtgacttatttttttataatatatcgGGAGGAACTACAAAACCCGTTCAATCCTATGGATATTTCTTCAtcaaggaaagaaaaaatcttctTTTCGAAGATTGTGGcttgaatttttgcaaatttagcGGTTGATTGACTTGAGTAATTTGGCGCAGTCCGACGAATATTTCGTTTACGTAAATGACGATCTTGTGGTGTTTGAAAAGCCTGGTATAAAGCAAATAAAACCACTGACTAGGCACGGATGGTTTGTTTCATCTGCTTGCACGAATATGAATTTGATCATTATTGAACAAATAACATCGCAAAATTTTCACGTACTCGGCGAtcgtatcattttttattcgaccGTCCATTGTTTGAATAGTTGGTATGACGTTAAAAACTGGTTGGttattt includes the following:
- the LOC124219474 gene encoding uncharacterized protein produces the protein MMKFATALCLLVTVTGIHGSSLSTVMKEELNEVVTQIEEYQTKLETIITNIEESSKSAISSANSTIYAVAAEYQAAYDSLVENVSGDVSSCETAFSSASSKGKSILANATTCINNVEALAQTDANTFKAKLNNVTSSVKNLLDEVSDCDADSIFTFWSCVATIDTEMVSDMSNWSTILSDVATFMTEITDFADEFSVCSETAGVATYATDMKAAYETAEECVSEVTSES